One Micromonospora sp. WMMD812 genomic window carries:
- a CDS encoding multifunctional oxoglutarate decarboxylase/oxoglutarate dehydrogenase thiamine pyrophosphate-binding subunit/dihydrolipoyllysine-residue succinyltransferase subunit yields MSTQQTSQENPLAGFGPNEWIVEEMYQRYLADPKSVDSAWHDFFADYRPAPGASTPRPEARPAAAAPEPAEQQEAVAAVTQPAAPQPPAAAPAKPAAAKAAAPAKAAAPAKAAAPAKPAAPAKAPAATAPTVTGPQTTPLRGVAAKIVQNMDASLSVPTATSVRAVPAKLLVDNRIVINNHLARGRGGKVSFTHLIGYALVRAMVQHPEMNNSFAEVDGKPTLVRPEHVNLGIAIDLVKPDGSRNLVVPSIKACEQMDFRQFWQAYEDVVRRARRNELTMEDYSGTTISLTNPGGIGTVHSMPRLMQGQSAIIGVGAMEYPAPYQGMSEATLAELAVSKVITLTSTYDHRIIQGAQSGEFLKAMHELILGEHGFYDQIFTSLRIPYEPVRWVRDVAVDSEGQINKTARVHELIHAYRVRGHLMADTDPLEFKIRKHPDLDVLQHGLTLWDLDRTFPVNGFAGKQRMKLREILGVLRDSYCRRVGIEYMHIQDPEERRWLQERIERRYEKPAADEQKHVLNRLNAAEAFETFLQTKYVGQKRFSLEGGESLIPLLGEVLESSAEGGLDEVVIGMAHRGRLNVLANIVGKPYEKIFSEFEGHLDPRSTQGSGDVKYHLGQNGKFTTPDGEHSVKVSLVANPSHLEAVDPVLEGIVRAKQDRIDLKLEGYTVLPLAVHGDAAFAGQGVVAETLNLSQLRGYRTGGTVHVVVNNQVGFTTAPEYSRSSLYSTDVARMIQAPIFHVNGDDPEAVVRVARLAFEYRQAFNKDVVIDMVCYRRRGHNEGDDPSMSNPQMYKIIDSKRSVRKLYTEELIGRGDITVEDAEELLRDYQAQLERVFKATRDAASTPRQLSRPRREEEPEPQVDTATDASVVRAVGDAHVNLPEGFTPHKRIQQLLDRRAKMSVEGNIDWGFGEIIAFGSLLHDGVTVRLAGQDSRRGTFVQRHASIVDARTGDDYLPLKSLTAGGERSRFFVHDSLLSEYAAMGFEYGYSVENINALVAWEAQFGDFVNGAQSVIDEFISSGEVKWGQRSAVTLLLPHGHEGQGPDHTSGRPERFLQLCAEDNMRVAIPTTPANYFHLLRRQALSPKRKPLVVFTPKSLLRHKLCISSVEDFTTGTFQPVLPDSAAPAPESVKRVLLCTGKVYYDLFQARQERGITDTAILRIEQLYPMPVEEVRAALAQYPNAEDFAWVQEEPANQGAWSFVALNLLEHLADVRLRRISRPAAAAPAVGSAKMHDVEQHALIEAALPRP; encoded by the coding sequence GTGTCGACCCAGCAGACTTCGCAGGAGAACCCACTGGCGGGTTTCGGCCCGAACGAGTGGATCGTCGAGGAGATGTACCAGCGGTACCTCGCCGACCCCAAGAGCGTCGATTCGGCCTGGCACGACTTCTTCGCCGACTACCGGCCCGCGCCCGGCGCCAGCACCCCGCGCCCGGAGGCCAGGCCCGCCGCCGCCGCACCGGAGCCCGCTGAGCAGCAGGAGGCGGTGGCCGCCGTCACCCAGCCCGCCGCGCCGCAGCCGCCCGCGGCCGCCCCGGCGAAGCCGGCCGCCGCCAAGGCCGCCGCCCCCGCCAAGGCCGCCGCCCCCGCCAAGGCCGCCGCCCCGGCGAAGCCGGCCGCGCCGGCCAAGGCCCCGGCCGCCACCGCGCCCACCGTCACCGGCCCGCAGACCACCCCGCTGCGCGGCGTGGCCGCGAAGATCGTCCAGAACATGGACGCGTCGCTGAGCGTGCCGACCGCGACCAGCGTCCGCGCGGTTCCGGCCAAGCTGCTGGTGGACAACCGGATCGTGATCAACAACCACCTCGCCCGCGGGCGCGGCGGCAAGGTCAGCTTCACCCACCTCATCGGCTACGCGCTGGTCCGGGCCATGGTCCAGCACCCGGAGATGAACAACTCCTTCGCCGAGGTCGACGGCAAGCCGACGCTGGTCCGCCCCGAGCACGTCAACCTCGGCATCGCGATCGACCTGGTGAAGCCGGACGGCAGCCGCAACCTGGTGGTCCCGTCCATCAAGGCCTGCGAACAGATGGACTTCCGGCAGTTCTGGCAGGCGTACGAGGACGTGGTCCGGCGGGCCCGGCGCAACGAGCTGACCATGGAGGACTACTCCGGCACCACCATCTCGCTCACCAACCCCGGCGGCATCGGCACCGTGCACTCGATGCCGCGGCTCATGCAGGGGCAGAGCGCGATCATCGGCGTCGGCGCCATGGAATACCCGGCGCCGTACCAGGGCATGTCCGAGGCCACCCTCGCCGAGCTGGCGGTCAGCAAGGTCATCACGCTGACCAGCACGTACGACCACCGGATCATCCAGGGCGCGCAGTCCGGCGAGTTCCTCAAGGCCATGCACGAGCTGATCCTCGGCGAGCACGGCTTCTACGACCAGATCTTCACCTCGCTGCGCATCCCCTACGAGCCGGTGCGCTGGGTGCGCGACGTCGCCGTCGACAGCGAGGGCCAGATCAACAAGACCGCCCGGGTGCACGAGCTGATCCACGCGTACCGGGTGCGTGGCCACCTGATGGCCGACACCGACCCGCTCGAGTTCAAGATCCGCAAGCACCCGGACCTGGACGTGCTCCAGCACGGCCTGACCCTGTGGGACCTGGACCGGACGTTCCCGGTCAACGGCTTCGCGGGCAAGCAGCGGATGAAGCTGCGCGAGATCCTCGGCGTCCTGCGCGACTCGTACTGCCGCCGGGTCGGCATCGAGTACATGCACATCCAGGACCCGGAGGAGCGGCGCTGGCTCCAGGAGCGGATCGAGCGCAGGTACGAGAAGCCGGCCGCCGACGAGCAGAAGCACGTGCTCAACCGGCTCAACGCCGCCGAGGCGTTCGAGACCTTCCTGCAGACCAAGTACGTCGGCCAGAAGCGGTTCTCGCTGGAGGGCGGCGAGTCGCTGATCCCGCTGCTCGGCGAGGTGCTGGAGTCGTCCGCCGAGGGCGGCCTGGACGAGGTCGTCATCGGCATGGCGCACCGCGGCCGGCTGAACGTGCTGGCCAACATCGTCGGCAAGCCGTACGAGAAGATCTTCTCGGAGTTCGAGGGGCACCTCGACCCGCGCTCGACGCAGGGCTCGGGCGACGTGAAGTACCACCTCGGCCAGAACGGCAAGTTCACCACGCCGGACGGCGAGCACTCGGTCAAGGTCTCGTTGGTGGCCAACCCGTCCCACCTGGAAGCCGTCGACCCGGTGCTGGAGGGCATCGTCCGGGCCAAGCAGGACCGGATCGACCTCAAGCTGGAGGGCTACACCGTGCTGCCGCTGGCGGTGCACGGTGACGCGGCGTTCGCCGGCCAGGGCGTGGTCGCCGAGACCCTCAACCTGTCCCAGCTGCGCGGTTACCGCACCGGCGGCACCGTGCACGTGGTGGTCAACAACCAGGTCGGCTTCACCACCGCCCCGGAATACTCCCGGTCCAGCCTCTACAGCACCGACGTGGCCCGGATGATCCAGGCCCCGATCTTCCACGTCAACGGCGACGACCCCGAGGCCGTCGTCCGGGTCGCCCGGCTGGCCTTCGAGTACCGGCAGGCGTTCAACAAGGACGTCGTCATCGACATGGTCTGCTACCGCCGGCGCGGGCACAACGAGGGCGACGACCCGTCGATGTCCAACCCGCAGATGTACAAGATCATCGACTCGAAGCGGTCGGTGCGGAAGCTGTACACCGAGGAGCTGATCGGTCGCGGCGACATCACCGTGGAGGACGCGGAGGAGCTGCTGCGCGACTACCAGGCGCAGCTCGAACGGGTCTTCAAGGCCACCCGCGACGCCGCCTCCACGCCCCGGCAGCTCAGCCGGCCGCGCCGCGAGGAGGAGCCGGAGCCGCAGGTCGACACGGCCACGGACGCGTCGGTGGTCCGGGCCGTCGGCGACGCGCACGTCAACCTGCCGGAGGGCTTCACCCCGCACAAGCGGATCCAGCAGTTGCTCGACCGGCGGGCCAAGATGTCCGTCGAGGGCAACATCGACTGGGGCTTCGGCGAGATCATCGCGTTCGGCTCGCTGCTGCACGACGGGGTCACCGTCCGGCTCGCCGGGCAGGACTCGCGCCGCGGCACGTTCGTGCAGCGGCACGCCTCGATCGTGGACGCGCGCACGGGCGACGACTACCTGCCGCTGAAGTCGCTCACCGCCGGCGGTGAGCGCTCCCGGTTCTTCGTGCACGACTCGCTGCTCAGCGAGTACGCGGCGATGGGCTTCGAGTACGGCTACTCGGTCGAGAACATCAACGCGCTGGTCGCCTGGGAGGCCCAGTTCGGCGACTTCGTCAACGGCGCCCAGTCGGTGATCGACGAGTTCATCTCCTCCGGCGAGGTCAAGTGGGGGCAGCGCTCCGCGGTGACCCTGCTGCTGCCGCACGGCCACGAGGGGCAGGGCCCGGACCACACCTCCGGTCGCCCGGAGCGGTTCCTCCAGCTCTGCGCCGAGGACAACATGCGGGTGGCCATCCCGACCACCCCGGCGAACTACTTCCACCTGCTGCGCCGCCAGGCCCTGTCGCCCAAGCGCAAGCCGCTGGTGGTCTTCACGCCGAAGTCGCTGCTGCGGCACAAGCTCTGCATCTCGTCGGTCGAGGACTTCACCACCGGCACCTTCCAGCCGGTGCTGCCCGACTCGGCCGCCCCGGCGCCGGAGTCGGTGAAGCGGGTACTGCTCTGCACGGGCAAGGTCTACTACGACCTGTTCCAGGCCCGGCAGGAGCGTGGCATCACCGACACCGCGATCCTCCGGATCGAGCAGCTCTACCCGATGCCGGTGGAGGAGGTCCGGGCCGCGCTGGCGCAGTACCCGAACGCCGAGGACTTCGCCTGGGTGCAGGAGGAGCCGGCCAACCAGGGCGCCTGGTCGTTCGTCGCGCTCAACCTGCTGGAGCACCTGGCGGACGTGCGGCTGCGCCGCATCTCCCGCCCGGCGGCGGCCGCCCCGGCGGTCGGCTCGGCCAAGATGCACGACGTCGAGCAGCACGCGCTGATCGAGGCGGCTCTCCCCCGCCCGTGA
- a CDS encoding ABC transporter permease subunit, with the protein MNLVRAELIKIRTTSTWWVFALISVPLWALTLLINWLQADTLTSGNLGDVPPDQADTLAAAAHPDALSANLFTTGQFFGLLIVMLLGIIVVTSEFFHQTVTTTFLTSPHRSAVMTAKLVAAALLALLFWVVTTGLNLVAGAAVLKAVGVGTQLDNGAAWEAIGLNGLAYLLWGILGVGLGVLIRSQIGATVTGILLYLGGTIGAAIAISILASRFGDWINDLQLLVPSLASSLMVTGAEIPGNPPRWAGAVVLIGYAVVAGVVGTLTLRRRDIS; encoded by the coding sequence ATGAACCTGGTCCGAGCCGAACTAATCAAGATCCGGACCACCAGCACCTGGTGGGTCTTCGCGCTCATCTCGGTGCCCCTCTGGGCGCTGACCCTGCTGATCAACTGGCTCCAGGCGGACACGCTGACCAGCGGAAACCTCGGCGACGTGCCGCCCGACCAGGCCGACACCCTCGCGGCGGCGGCCCACCCGGACGCGCTGTCGGCGAACCTGTTCACCACCGGGCAGTTCTTCGGCCTGCTGATCGTGATGCTGCTCGGCATCATCGTGGTGACCAGCGAGTTCTTCCACCAGACGGTGACCACCACGTTCCTCACCTCGCCACACCGCAGCGCGGTGATGACGGCGAAGCTGGTCGCCGCGGCTCTGCTGGCGCTGCTCTTCTGGGTGGTCACCACCGGCCTCAACCTGGTCGCCGGTGCGGCGGTCCTGAAGGCGGTCGGCGTCGGCACGCAGCTCGACAACGGCGCCGCCTGGGAGGCGATCGGGCTCAACGGGCTGGCGTACCTGCTCTGGGGGATCCTCGGCGTGGGTCTCGGCGTGCTGATCCGCAGCCAGATCGGCGCCACGGTCACCGGCATCCTGCTCTACCTCGGCGGCACCATCGGCGCGGCGATCGCGATCAGCATCCTCGCCAGCCGGTTCGGCGACTGGATCAACGACCTTCAGCTGCTGGTGCCGTCGCTGGCGTCGTCGCTGATGGTCACCGGCGCCGAGATCCCCGGCAACCCGCCGCGCTGGGCGGGCGCCGTCGTGCTGATCGGGTACGCGGTGGTGGCCGGCGTCGTCGGCACGCTCACGCTGCGCCGGCGGGACATCTCCTGA
- a CDS encoding ABC transporter ATP-binding protein: MSDGQRSPTTDGQIVVAGLTKQYKNVRAVNNLSFTVEPGRVTGFLGPNGAGKTTTLRMLLNLVTPTAGTATISGQRYADLAAPLRHVGAVLEASSAHKGRTGINHLRVICAAAGLPKQRADEALALVGLTPAAKRKFKGYSLGMKQRLGIAAAMLGDPRVLILDEPANGLDPEGIRWMRGFLKNLAHEGRTVLVSSHLLSEMQLLADDVVIIAAGQLVRQGPVDQVIGSMAQGGRVRVRTPQAEALTTALKGQSATVDTDEQGTLLVSGVDAPTIGRTALAAGVELHELTTERPDLEGVFLELTAGKAGIR, from the coding sequence ATGTCTGACGGGCAGCGAAGCCCCACCACCGACGGTCAGATCGTGGTGGCCGGCCTGACGAAGCAGTACAAGAACGTCAGGGCGGTCAACAACCTGTCCTTCACGGTCGAGCCGGGTCGGGTGACCGGCTTCCTCGGCCCGAACGGCGCCGGGAAGACCACCACCCTGCGCATGCTGCTGAACCTGGTCACGCCGACCGCCGGCACGGCGACCATCAGCGGTCAGCGGTACGCCGACCTCGCCGCTCCGCTGCGGCACGTCGGCGCGGTGCTGGAGGCGTCCAGCGCGCACAAGGGCCGCACCGGGATCAACCACCTGCGGGTGATCTGCGCGGCGGCGGGGCTGCCGAAGCAGCGGGCCGACGAGGCGCTGGCCCTGGTCGGGCTCACCCCGGCGGCGAAGCGCAAGTTCAAGGGCTACTCGCTCGGCATGAAGCAGCGGCTCGGCATCGCCGCCGCGATGCTCGGCGACCCGCGGGTACTGATCCTCGACGAGCCGGCCAACGGGCTGGATCCGGAGGGGATCCGGTGGATGCGCGGGTTCCTCAAGAACCTGGCCCACGAGGGCCGGACGGTGCTGGTCTCCAGCCACCTGCTGTCGGAGATGCAGCTGCTCGCCGACGACGTCGTGATCATCGCGGCCGGCCAGCTGGTCCGGCAGGGCCCGGTCGACCAGGTGATCGGGTCGATGGCGCAGGGTGGCCGGGTCCGGGTCCGCACCCCGCAGGCCGAGGCGCTGACTACCGCGCTCAAGGGACAGTCGGCGACCGTCGACACCGACGAGCAGGGCACGCTGCTGGTCTCCGGCGTGGACGCCCCGACGATCGGCCGCACCGCCCTGGCCGCGGGAGTGGAGCTGCACGAACTCACCACGGAACGCCCCGACCTGGAAGGCGTCTTCCTGGAGCTGACGGCCGGAAAGGCGGGCATCCGATGA
- a CDS encoding GNAT family N-acyltransferase, whose amino-acid sequence MAVLHAAGTPLSTSGYTLSIADDPTQVAAAQRLRHEVFATELGATLHPGSDGLDVDPFDQYCDHLIVRQESTGQVVGTYRLLPPGRTDRRYSETEFDLAAHDALRDDLVETGRSCVHPDHRSGAVINLMWAGIARYLHLRGSRWLGGCASVPVADGGKAVAEVWALVQARHLAPPPLRVNPLRPWFAEAPADGLEPVGGAAGRALVPPLLRGYLRLGAWVCGEPAYDPDFGVADFYVLFSLDRMNPRYLRHFLGGADE is encoded by the coding sequence ATGGCCGTTCTGCACGCCGCTGGGACCCCCCTCTCGACCAGCGGTTACACCCTGTCGATCGCCGATGACCCGACCCAGGTCGCGGCCGCGCAACGCCTCCGTCACGAGGTGTTCGCCACCGAACTCGGCGCCACCCTGCACCCGGGGAGCGACGGGCTCGACGTCGACCCCTTCGACCAGTACTGCGACCACCTGATCGTCCGGCAGGAGAGCACGGGCCAGGTGGTCGGCACGTACCGACTGCTGCCGCCGGGCCGGACCGACCGCCGGTACTCCGAGACGGAGTTCGACCTGGCCGCGCACGACGCGCTTCGGGACGATCTCGTCGAGACGGGCCGTTCCTGCGTCCACCCTGATCATCGCTCCGGCGCCGTGATCAATCTGATGTGGGCCGGCATCGCCCGTTACCTGCATCTGCGCGGATCCCGCTGGCTGGGCGGGTGCGCGTCGGTGCCGGTGGCCGACGGCGGCAAGGCGGTGGCCGAGGTGTGGGCCCTGGTCCAGGCACGGCACCTGGCGCCGCCGCCGCTGCGCGTCAACCCGCTGCGGCCCTGGTTCGCCGAGGCGCCCGCCGACGGACTGGAGCCGGTCGGCGGTGCGGCCGGTCGCGCCCTGGTGCCGCCGCTGCTCCGCGGCTACCTGCGGCTCGGCGCCTGGGTGTGCGGCGAGCCGGCGTACGACCCCGACTTCGGCGTCGCCGACTTCTACGTGCTCTTCTCCCTGGACCGGATGAACCCGCGTTACCTGCGGCACTTCCTGGGCGGAGCGGACGAGTGA
- a CDS encoding DUF4097 family beta strand repeat-containing protein — translation MAGWTVDSPQRLTLDGPVTRLDVRLFTGRLNVVATDGPARVDITRVGRRPVLVEHQDGRLSVRQERGRRWSDLFWWGPWGWPRVDVSIAVPADVSAGLRLVDGSLVVSGLRRQTKADVTSGQITLMGLRGITSAKIVSGPVEALGVAGDLTMETVSGEVILADGAAAQVRAQTVSGAITCDLDNPRRSEIRLHTISGSITVRVREDSDLAVRLHTTAGRITSGFPQVRTESTLGSVSNSEGVLGAGAGKLWASATSGSIALLARPVDEDDEEELP, via the coding sequence ATGGCCGGTTGGACGGTCGACAGCCCACAGCGGCTCACTCTGGACGGCCCGGTCACCCGGCTCGACGTCCGACTGTTCACCGGGCGGCTGAACGTCGTCGCCACGGACGGCCCGGCCCGGGTCGACATCACCCGGGTGGGGCGCCGCCCGGTGCTGGTCGAGCACCAGGACGGGCGGCTCTCCGTCCGGCAGGAGCGCGGCCGGCGCTGGTCCGACCTGTTCTGGTGGGGGCCGTGGGGGTGGCCGCGGGTGGACGTCTCCATCGCGGTCCCCGCCGACGTGTCGGCCGGCCTGCGCCTGGTCGACGGCTCGTTGGTCGTCTCGGGCCTGCGCCGGCAGACCAAGGCCGACGTCACCTCCGGTCAGATCACCCTGATGGGGCTGCGCGGGATCACCTCCGCGAAGATCGTCTCCGGTCCGGTGGAGGCGCTCGGCGTGGCCGGCGACCTCACCATGGAGACCGTCTCCGGCGAGGTGATCCTGGCCGACGGCGCCGCGGCGCAGGTCCGGGCACAGACCGTCTCGGGGGCGATCACCTGCGACCTGGACAACCCGCGACGCAGCGAGATCCGGCTGCACACGATCTCCGGCAGCATCACCGTCCGGGTGCGCGAGGACAGCGACCTGGCCGTCCGGCTGCACACCACCGCCGGCCGGATCACCAGCGGCTTCCCCCAGGTGCGCACGGAGTCGACGCTCGGCTCGGTGAGCAACAGCGAGGGGGTCCTCGGCGCCGGCGCCGGTAAGCTCTGGGCGTCCGCCACGTCCGGCAGCATCGCGCTGCTCGCCCGCCCGGTGGACGAGGACGACGAGGAGGAGCTGCCGTGA
- a CDS encoding PadR family transcriptional regulator: MTGVFSHGRLRLYLLKLLDDGPKHGYELIRLLEDRFLGLYAPSAGTIYPRLQRLEAEGLVSHTAAGGRKTYEITEAGRDELRQRAGELVTLESDIAASVEDLSSLAGEIQTEVRGSVRDLKRELREAARQTRRTRWEPPPFVPGPPPRPEPAAPLLAEFDERLATFAAEVGRLVRARRFSDAQLSTAIRLLDGALDGLRRLLR; the protein is encoded by the coding sequence GTGACGGGCGTGTTCAGTCACGGGCGGCTCCGGCTCTACCTGCTGAAGCTCCTCGACGACGGCCCGAAGCACGGTTACGAGTTGATCCGGCTGCTGGAGGACCGCTTCCTCGGCCTGTACGCCCCGAGCGCCGGCACGATCTACCCGCGGCTGCAACGGCTCGAAGCGGAGGGCCTGGTCAGCCACACCGCCGCCGGCGGGCGCAAGACCTACGAGATCACCGAGGCCGGCCGCGACGAGCTGCGCCAGCGCGCCGGCGAGCTGGTTACCCTCGAGTCGGACATCGCGGCCTCGGTGGAGGACCTCTCCAGCCTGGCCGGCGAGATCCAGACGGAGGTGCGCGGCTCGGTCCGCGACCTCAAGCGGGAGCTGCGGGAGGCCGCCCGGCAGACCCGGCGGACGCGGTGGGAGCCGCCACCGTTCGTGCCGGGCCCGCCGCCGCGCCCCGAGCCCGCCGCGCCCCTGCTCGCCGAGTTCGACGAGCGGCTGGCCACCTTCGCCGCCGAGGTGGGCCGGCTGGTCCGGGCCCGCCGGTTCAGCGACGCACAGCTGAGCACCGCGATCCGGCTGCTCGACGGCGCCCTGGACGGGCTCCGCCGGCTGCTGCGCTGA
- a CDS encoding response regulator transcription factor, with protein MPATQTEARLLVVEDDPNILELLSASLRFAGFDVATATSGSAALNAAKDHRPDLVVLDVMLPDLDGFEVIRMLREGGTRTPVVFLTARDATDDKIRGLTLGGDDYVTKPFSLEELTARIRAVLRRTSSGEAAPSRLTFADLELDEETHEVYRAGQRVQLSPTEFKLLRYLMLNANRVLSKAQILDHVWNYDFRGDDNIVESYISYLRRKVDTTQPRLIHTLRGVGYVLRKPAA; from the coding sequence ATGCCCGCTACCCAGACCGAGGCGCGACTGCTCGTCGTCGAGGACGACCCCAACATCCTCGAACTGCTCTCCGCGAGCCTGCGGTTCGCGGGCTTCGACGTGGCGACCGCGACCAGCGGCAGCGCGGCGCTGAACGCCGCCAAGGACCACCGGCCCGACCTGGTGGTGCTCGACGTGATGCTGCCCGACCTGGACGGGTTCGAGGTCATCCGGATGCTCCGCGAGGGCGGCACGCGTACGCCGGTGGTGTTCCTGACCGCCCGGGACGCCACCGACGACAAGATCCGCGGGCTGACCCTGGGCGGCGACGACTACGTCACCAAGCCGTTCAGCCTGGAGGAGTTGACCGCGCGGATCCGGGCGGTGCTGCGCCGTACGAGCAGCGGCGAGGCCGCGCCCTCCCGGCTCACCTTCGCCGACCTGGAGCTGGACGAGGAGACCCACGAGGTCTACCGGGCCGGCCAGCGGGTGCAGCTGTCGCCGACCGAGTTCAAGCTGCTGCGCTACCTGATGCTCAACGCCAACCGGGTGCTCTCCAAGGCGCAGATCCTCGACCACGTGTGGAACTACGACTTCCGCGGTGACGACAACATCGTCGAGTCCTACATCTCCTACCTGCGCCGCAAGGTGGACACCACCCAGCCCCGGCTCATCCACACCCTGCGCGGGGTGGGGTACGTGCTGCGCAAGCCGGCGGCGTGA
- a CDS encoding HAMP domain-containing sensor histidine kinase, translating into MNAVHQAKGRLRSVPLRVKLVTAVLALVAVALLVISSLTTFFLRSYLVGQVDGQLQSASRALGPLVPLLRAGQVKASLPSDYVVVLADRDTVSQPSYDDIALDPPQLPRFPADVSGFAAREGEPFTVTSQDGRTRWRVYYAALSEDEVLAVGQPLTDVDRAVKRLVWIDLLVGGAVLVMLASLGAAIVRTSLKPLVEIERTAAAIAGGDLTRRVPDPEEGQEYPTSELGRLSRALNAMLTQIEAAFTARAASETAARSAEVAARDAAVAAQASEARARRSEERMRQFVADASHELRTPLTTIRGFAELYRQGAARAPEQTAGLLRRIEDEAARMGLLVEDLLLLARLDRERPISLAPVELPVLAGDAVQAARAVAPDRRIQLEIEPGSGPLVVLGDDARLRQVIGNLMTNALTHTPPDASVTLRLRAEPGNLAVVEVADTGPGLSPEQAERVFERFYRADAARTRRADGNTGTGLGLAIVAALVTAHHGMVEVGETPGGGATFRVRLPLVPEAAEVVE; encoded by the coding sequence GTGAACGCCGTTCACCAGGCGAAGGGGCGGCTGCGGAGCGTACCCCTGCGGGTGAAGCTGGTCACCGCGGTGCTGGCCCTGGTCGCCGTGGCGCTCCTGGTGATCAGCTCGCTGACCACCTTCTTTCTGCGTAGTTATCTGGTCGGCCAGGTGGACGGGCAGTTGCAGAGTGCCAGCCGTGCCCTGGGCCCGCTGGTCCCGCTCCTGCGCGCCGGCCAGGTGAAGGCGTCGCTGCCCAGCGACTACGTCGTGGTGCTCGCCGACCGCGACACGGTGAGCCAGCCCAGCTACGACGACATCGCGCTGGACCCGCCGCAGCTGCCCCGCTTCCCCGCCGACGTGTCGGGGTTCGCCGCGCGCGAGGGCGAGCCGTTCACCGTGACCTCCCAGGACGGCCGGACCCGCTGGCGGGTGTACTACGCCGCGCTGTCCGAGGACGAGGTGCTGGCGGTCGGGCAGCCGCTCACCGACGTCGACCGGGCGGTGAAGCGGCTGGTCTGGATAGACCTGCTGGTCGGCGGCGCGGTGCTGGTCATGCTCGCGTCGCTCGGCGCCGCGATCGTCCGCACCAGCCTGAAACCGCTCGTGGAGATCGAACGCACCGCCGCCGCGATCGCCGGCGGCGACCTGACCCGGCGCGTCCCCGACCCCGAGGAAGGGCAGGAGTACCCCACGTCGGAGCTGGGCCGGCTGTCCCGGGCGCTCAACGCGATGCTGACCCAGATCGAGGCGGCCTTCACCGCCCGGGCCGCCTCGGAGACGGCGGCCCGCTCGGCCGAGGTGGCCGCCCGGGACGCGGCCGTCGCCGCCCAGGCGTCCGAGGCGCGGGCGCGGCGCTCGGAGGAGCGGATGCGGCAGTTCGTCGCGGACGCCTCACACGAGCTGCGTACCCCGCTGACGACCATCCGCGGCTTCGCCGAGCTGTACCGGCAGGGCGCGGCGCGGGCGCCGGAGCAGACCGCCGGCCTGCTGCGCCGGATCGAGGACGAGGCGGCCCGGATGGGGCTGCTGGTGGAGGACCTCCTGCTGCTCGCCCGGCTGGACCGGGAGCGGCCGATCTCGCTGGCCCCGGTGGAGCTGCCGGTGCTCGCCGGCGACGCGGTGCAGGCCGCCCGGGCGGTGGCGCCGGACCGGCGGATCCAGTTGGAGATCGAGCCGGGGTCCGGTCCGCTGGTGGTCCTCGGGGACGACGCCCGGCTCCGGCAGGTGATCGGCAACCTGATGACGAACGCGCTGACCCACACTCCGCCGGACGCCTCGGTGACCCTGCGGCTGCGTGCCGAGCCCGGCAACCTGGCCGTGGTGGAGGTCGCCGACACCGGCCCCGGTCTCTCCCCGGAGCAGGCGGAGCGGGTGTTCGAGCGGTTCTACCGGGCCGACGCCGCCCGCACCCGGCGGGCCGACGGCAACACCGGCACCGGCCTCGGCCTGGCCATCGTGGCGGCCCTGGTGACCGCCCACCACGGCATGGTCGAGGTGGGCGAGACGCCCGGCGGCGGGGCGACCTTCCGGGTGCGGCTACCCCTGGTGCCCGAGGCCGCCGAGGTCGTCGAGTGA